The Deefgea tanakiae DNA segment AATCTGCCGCGCTATCGAGCGTATGTGGATCAACGCCAATCGCAACGGCCATATCGTGAACTTCGTTATTGCCGAAAATCTGATCTTTATCGACTTCCCAAGTATTGAGCACCTTACCGCGCAAGGGCAGAATTGCTTGGAAATCTTTATCACGGCCCATTTTGGCCGAACCGCCCGCCGAATCCCCCTCGACGAGGAATAACTCGCAGCGCTCGGTTTCATCCGACGCGCAATCGGTCAATTTACCCGGCAATACGGCAACGCCAGATGACTTTTTCTTTTCGACTTTGGTCGCGTTTTTCTGCCGCGATTGCGCAGCACGAATCGCCAGTTCAGCGAGTTTTTTTCCCAAATCAACGTGCTCGTTCAACCACAATTCAAATGGCGAACGAACCATCGCGGAGACCAGCTTTAGCCCGTCACGACTGGTGAGTTTGTCTTTGGTTTGACCTTGGAACTGCGGATCCAGTACTTTGGCCGACAATACAAATGAGCAGCGGCTGAATAAATCTTCCGGCAGTAATTTGACGCCCTTCGGCAGCAAATTATGAAAATCGATAAATGTTTTGACGACTTGAAACACGCCATCGCGCAAGCCGCTTTCGTGCGTGCCGCCGGCTGGTGTTGGAATCAGATTCACATATGATTCGCGATTCACCGCACCGTCTTCGGTCCACGTCAGCGCCCAAGCACAACCTTCGCCACGGCTAAAGGTTTCGTCTTCGCCCTCGATGTATTTCTCGCCTTGCAAAATCGGCACCAGCTGCGTGAAACCAGCGACTTGCTCATTCAAATAGCCGAGCAAACCATCGGGATAACACCAGCGTTTTTCCAACATTTCGCCGCTGGCTTGCTCAACCGTCAGCGTCACGATCAGACCGGGCAACAACACCGCTTTAGATTTGAGGACGTGCTCGAGATCGGCCAGTGGAATCGTGGCGCTATCAAAATACTTAGCATCGGGCTCAACAAACACGCGTGTACCGGTGTCTTTCTTCGCGCACGTGCCAAGCACAGATAGTGGCTCAATGACATCACCGCCAGAGAATACCAGACGATTGATTTGCCCTTCGCGGCGTACTTCTACCTCTAGCCGAGTCGACAAAGCATTGGTAACCGATACACCCACGCCGTGCAAACCACCCGAGAACGCATACGCGCCGCCGTCTTTTTTGTCGAACTTGCCACCCGCATGCAATTGCGTAAACACCAACTGCACCGTCGGCACGCCCTCGTCGGGGTGTAATCCAACCGGAATGCCACGGCCATTGTCTTGTACGCGCAGCGATTGATTGCGGTACAGCGTAACGTCGATTTGCGTTGCATAGCCACCGAGCGCTTCATCTGCCGCGTTGTCGATGACCTCTTGGCAAATGTGCAGTGGATTGTCGGTGCGGGTGTACATGCCAGGACGGTGGCGGACAGGATCAAGGCCTTTTAAGACCTTGACGGAAGATTCGTCGTATTTAGGAGCTGCCATTGTTTCACGTGAAACCGGTAAAAATGATTGGGATGAAGTCTAGCAGAGAACGGGAAAGCTTGAGTCCACGAAAAACACGAAAGGCACGAAAAAATCAAACGAAGAACATAAGTTTTGATTATTTTCTCGTGCTTAAAAACCGATGGAATCAATAAGTCGTTCCTTCCTGCAAGTTTTCTGTGCTGAACTTGATTCGAGCTTCTTCAGTTTAATTAGTGCATTTTTCTTGTCTTTCGTGGACTATGGATTTTATGTATTGCCATGCAAGCCTTACTAAAAAAGACCCACAAGGGAATACATCTACTCAATGCCACGCCGATATTGAATCGCCTCAGCCAGATGCGCTTTTGTAATTGACGGGCTTTCGGCCAAATCAGCAATCGTGCGCGCTACGCGCAAGACTCGATGATAGGCGCGCGCCGACCAACCGAGCTTTTGTACTGCGCTTTGCAACAAAGCCAAGCCCGCAGCATCAGGCTGACAATACTCGTCCAAAAATGCGCCGAGTAAAGCGGCGTTGTGCTGGCCTTGCCGAGTCTGTTGCCGTTGCCGCGCTGCGCCGACTCGCTCTCGTACCGGCAAACTCCCTTCGCCCTCACCACGTGCCAATAACACGCTTTCAGGAATGGCGGGCACTTCGACCACCATATCGATGCGGTCAAGTAGTGGCCCAGAAATTCGTCCACGATAACGAGCGATTTGCTCAGGCGAACATCGACAGGCTTTTTGCGGGTGGCCAAGATAGCCACAGGGGCAAGGATTCATCGCAGCGACTAACTGAAACCGAGCCGGAAACTCAGCTTGCCGTGCGGCACGGGAGATATGAATTTTGCCGTTCTCTAAAGGCTCACGCAGCACTTCTAAAACTTTGCGGTCAAATTCAGGGAGTTCATCAAGGAAGAGCACCCCGTGATGTGCGAGTGAAATCTCGCCCGGCTGCGGCACACTGCCACTGGGAAAGATTTTATTAATTAAGAATTACTCAGAATTAAATAAGAACCCCCCCTGAAAACTGTCTATATTGGCTTAAAGGTGCAGCTATGGGCTGCGCAAATCATTGATGCTGCGCGTGTGGTAATTATGCCAACAAGACGAATTACTCGAAGTCCAGTTAAGGTCACAGGGACAGTTCCTGATGG contains these protein-coding regions:
- the parE gene encoding DNA topoisomerase IV subunit B — protein: MAAPKYDESSVKVLKGLDPVRHRPGMYTRTDNPLHICQEVIDNAADEALGGYATQIDVTLYRNQSLRVQDNGRGIPVGLHPDEGVPTVQLVFTQLHAGGKFDKKDGGAYAFSGGLHGVGVSVTNALSTRLEVEVRREGQINRLVFSGGDVIEPLSVLGTCAKKDTGTRVFVEPDAKYFDSATIPLADLEHVLKSKAVLLPGLIVTLTVEQASGEMLEKRWCYPDGLLGYLNEQVAGFTQLVPILQGEKYIEGEDETFSRGEGCAWALTWTEDGAVNRESYVNLIPTPAGGTHESGLRDGVFQVVKTFIDFHNLLPKGVKLLPEDLFSRCSFVLSAKVLDPQFQGQTKDKLTSRDGLKLVSAMVRSPFELWLNEHVDLGKKLAELAIRAAQSRQKNATKVEKKKSSGVAVLPGKLTDCASDETERCELFLVEGDSAGGSAKMGRDKDFQAILPLRGKVLNTWEVDKDQIFGNNEVHDMAVAIGVDPHTLDSAADLSGLRYGKVIIMSDADVDGSHIQVLLLTLFYRHFPQLVANGHIYVAQPPLYRVDVGGSGKNKPPRKFYALDEGELTAILDKLKGEKLRESAWNISRFKGLGEMNAEQLFDTTMNPDTRRVMRVAIHSDVAANTRDVMNMLMSKSEASSRRAWLEARGNEVEADL